From the Bdellovibrio reynosensis genome, one window contains:
- a CDS encoding MlaD family protein: MKVETKVGLLALVSVILIVVFAYLMGFISPFSNTKELNVMYNFAGGIEEGSPVRVMGIKVGKVKKISFDPSFKMDSGEEVKLRLTVTIDKKAWTSVRKDSKFFINLAGVIGEKFLEISPGSADAAEFNSGDFVRGEDPPRIDQLISQSYGLAGKIVALVEKNEGSITNMIQQLDKLTTNFNKTLVLLDKGTKNRDVARLLDNAVKISDNMVYLTDNLRSKKAEETYDLVHKLLWRLEPLDGKALKKFFQEEGVKARLL; encoded by the coding sequence ATGAAGGTTGAAACCAAGGTTGGTTTGCTAGCTCTTGTATCTGTGATACTTATCGTGGTCTTCGCTTACCTCATGGGTTTCATCTCTCCTTTTTCCAACACCAAAGAATTAAACGTTATGTACAACTTTGCTGGTGGTATCGAAGAAGGTTCCCCCGTGCGAGTGATGGGTATCAAGGTTGGAAAAGTTAAAAAGATTTCTTTTGATCCGTCTTTCAAAATGGATAGCGGCGAAGAAGTTAAACTTCGCTTAACCGTGACTATTGATAAAAAAGCCTGGACCAGTGTCCGTAAAGATTCCAAGTTTTTCATTAACTTAGCTGGTGTAATTGGGGAAAAGTTTCTGGAAATCTCGCCAGGCAGTGCAGATGCCGCAGAATTTAATAGTGGCGATTTCGTTCGCGGGGAAGATCCTCCAAGAATCGATCAATTGATTTCGCAAAGTTATGGTTTAGCCGGTAAAATCGTTGCATTGGTTGAAAAAAATGAAGGCTCCATAACAAATATGATTCAACAGCTTGATAAATTGACGACGAATTTTAATAAGACGCTTGTCTTATTAGATAAGGGAACTAAGAATCGTGATGTAGCTAGATTGCTGGATAATGCGGTCAAAATCAGCGATAACATGGTTTATTTGACAGATAATTTGAGATCTAAAAAAGCGGAAGAAACCTACGACCTTGTTCATAAACTTCTTTGGAGGTTGGAACCGCTGGATGGAAAAGCTCTTAAAAAGTTCTTCCAAGAAGAGGGTGTAAAAGCTCGCCTTCTATAG